The proteins below are encoded in one region of Garra rufa chromosome 12, GarRuf1.0, whole genome shotgun sequence:
- the LOC141347090 gene encoding TSC22 domain family protein 1 isoform X2, which produces MNSPCYPLAMDVGVCQLRSFSISFLSSVLSAESSTPVSLDNSSSGASVVAIDNKIEQAMDLVKSHLMYAVREEVEVLKEQIKELIERNSQLEQENTLLKNLASPEQLAQFQAEVQTGSPTSGAPPALPPNPGPGPTA; this is translated from the exons ATGAATTCTCCATGTTACCCGTTGGCGATGGATGTCGGTGTTTGTCAGCTGAGGAGTTTTTCCATCTCGTTTCTGTCGTCAGTTCTGAGCGCTGAGAGCTCGACACCCGTCAGTCTAGATAACAG TTCCTCAGGAGCCAGTGTTGTGGCCATAGACAACAAGATCGAGCAAGCCATG gACCTGGTGAAGAGCCACCTGATGTATGCGGTGCGTGAGGAGGTGGAGGTGCTGAAGGAGCAGATCAAGGAGCTGATCGAGAGGAACTCTCAGCTGGAGCAGGAGAACACGCTGCTGAAGAACCTGGCCAGTCCCGAGCAGCTGGCGCAGTTCCAGGCGGAGGTCCAGACCGGATCGCCCACCTCGGGAGCCCCGCCGGCCCTCCCGCCCAACCCGGGCCCCGGACCCACCGCCTAA